The following coding sequences are from one Verrucosispora sp. WMMD573 window:
- a CDS encoding MarR family transcriptional regulator, with the protein MSGAQASDPINDDLGWMLGVVFRAYIRAAEHAVGDLPGGPRGYQVLTSADREPARNQGAIAEELGIDRTVLTYLIDDLERAGLVVRRPDPADRRSRLVTLTESGRTAARERREALGAVESRLLRELSPEQAGTLRDLLRRVACAAQAVDPLTDLCQVVEAERPPAGRAGRRRPTRT; encoded by the coding sequence ATGAGCGGCGCCCAGGCCAGTGACCCGATCAACGACGACCTCGGTTGGATGCTCGGTGTCGTCTTTCGTGCCTACATCCGCGCCGCCGAGCATGCCGTCGGTGACCTGCCCGGCGGGCCCCGCGGATACCAGGTACTCACCTCGGCCGACCGGGAGCCGGCCCGCAACCAGGGCGCCATCGCCGAGGAACTGGGCATCGACCGCACCGTGCTGACGTATCTGATCGACGATCTGGAGCGGGCCGGGCTGGTGGTCCGCCGACCCGATCCGGCAGACCGGCGCAGCCGCCTGGTCACCCTCACCGAGTCCGGACGGACGGCCGCGCGGGAACGCCGCGAGGCCCTCGGCGCGGTCGAGTCGCGCCTGTTGCGGGAGTTGTCGCCGGAACAGGCCGGCACCCTGCGTGACCTGCTGCGCCGGGTGGCCTGCGCGGCGCAGGCGGTCGACCCGCTCACCGACCTGTGTCAGGTGGTCGAGGCGGAGCGGCCGCCGGCCGGTCGCGCGGGACGGCGGCGTCCGACCCGGACCTGA
- a CDS encoding tetratricopeptide repeat protein codes for MTGTPPRQAHRRSRLLSVLLAAGGVIGAGVSAVLGNITSNLISDLSLTVLGSASLGLAVLGVAASILVEWRRWQRQQLLAGAEADAPTGSSAPTLPWPAGYTGRQGQAEAVVAMLAPEHAVAVVGRRAVGTSWCAIQAANLSRADFPDGQYYLDVRRGGQARSPREVLAALARIVGTRAPRSGRPDDLADAADELRGQLDGRKVLLVLDNVDSAAQIRPLLPPTARACRLLLAGTGRLAAVDGVVAYWLAEPDVDDAVQMFADAGEATAVARPHRPDPRADPAVRAIVELCGRQPRAVTELGRRSAQHGWRPADVLHALRRAADTPPHQRVGVSPVTSLVTTRDTAYQALGGEARRLWRLLSLSRVPLDRATIAALAGRRPHKVAALLDELADGAFVVGAPGDRYEVRPLLAGYARMHLREAEPVHRRVTGQARLTRHLARRAEQQVATLATGALDRDQRLPDDDPYGWFDLHQELLLAVVKVPAGAVETLPRRVRDWWFRLAVALCGWLAHTERLDEWEDACRTVLVNPTAHDRPEIAGWAHNELGVLRRRRHDPYGAVAALSLAVAGQSRRGTAQARMNLGLALLDLGRTDEAVEHLELSRRHRASADRAGRALSDLGLGTARLARHEFETAHDLLVRAANSFRSLGDARGYAAALTNLVLVHSAMGEHLDAAQAWRAALREHESLGDPTNRAVALLNAGVALLGVAPGQARQAYELLAESWRLREGGRPDAGLGRTLLHLGDAAAALGDHEEARGHWADAAAICEMAGDDDGQQAADVRLGGERPAEPRPG; via the coding sequence GTGACCGGAACCCCACCACGGCAGGCCCACCGGCGGTCACGGCTGCTGAGTGTGCTGCTGGCCGCCGGCGGGGTGATCGGTGCCGGGGTCAGCGCCGTGCTCGGCAACATCACCAGCAACCTGATCTCCGATCTGTCGCTGACCGTCCTCGGCTCGGCGAGCCTGGGCCTGGCGGTGCTCGGGGTGGCCGCGTCCATCCTGGTGGAGTGGCGGCGGTGGCAACGCCAGCAGCTGCTGGCCGGCGCGGAGGCCGACGCCCCGACGGGCAGCAGCGCGCCGACGCTGCCGTGGCCGGCCGGGTACACCGGTCGGCAGGGTCAGGCGGAGGCGGTGGTGGCCATGCTCGCCCCAGAACACGCGGTGGCGGTGGTGGGCCGGCGCGCCGTCGGCACGTCCTGGTGCGCGATCCAGGCGGCGAACCTGAGCCGCGCGGACTTCCCCGACGGGCAGTACTACCTCGACGTGCGCCGGGGTGGACAGGCCCGCTCACCCCGGGAGGTGCTGGCCGCGCTGGCCCGGATCGTCGGCACCCGAGCGCCCCGGTCCGGTCGGCCCGACGACCTCGCCGACGCCGCCGACGAGCTGCGCGGCCAACTGGACGGCCGCAAGGTGCTGCTGGTGCTCGACAACGTGGACTCGGCGGCGCAGATCCGGCCGCTGCTGCCGCCGACCGCCCGGGCCTGCCGGCTGCTGCTGGCCGGCACCGGCCGGCTCGCCGCCGTCGACGGAGTGGTGGCGTACTGGCTGGCCGAGCCGGATGTCGACGACGCGGTGCAGATGTTCGCCGACGCCGGCGAGGCGACCGCGGTGGCCCGCCCGCACCGCCCCGATCCGCGCGCCGACCCGGCGGTACGGGCCATCGTCGAGCTGTGTGGACGACAGCCACGCGCGGTGACGGAGCTGGGACGGCGCAGCGCGCAGCACGGCTGGCGGCCCGCCGACGTGCTGCACGCGTTGCGACGCGCCGCCGACACTCCGCCGCACCAGCGGGTGGGCGTGTCTCCCGTGACGAGTCTGGTCACCACGCGCGACACGGCGTACCAGGCGCTCGGTGGCGAGGCTCGCCGGCTGTGGCGGCTGCTGTCGCTGAGTCGGGTACCGCTGGACCGGGCGACCATCGCCGCGCTCGCCGGTCGCCGACCGCACAAGGTCGCCGCCCTGCTGGACGAGCTGGCCGACGGCGCCTTCGTCGTCGGCGCGCCCGGCGACCGGTACGAGGTCCGTCCGCTGCTCGCCGGGTACGCCCGGATGCATCTGCGGGAGGCCGAACCGGTGCACCGGCGGGTCACCGGGCAGGCGCGGCTGACCCGGCATCTGGCCCGCCGGGCCGAGCAGCAGGTGGCCACCCTGGCGACCGGTGCGCTCGACCGCGACCAGCGGCTGCCCGACGACGATCCGTACGGCTGGTTCGACCTGCATCAGGAGTTGCTGCTGGCGGTGGTGAAGGTGCCGGCCGGCGCGGTGGAGACGCTGCCGCGCCGGGTGCGGGACTGGTGGTTCCGGTTGGCCGTGGCGCTGTGCGGGTGGCTCGCCCACACCGAACGGCTCGACGAGTGGGAGGACGCCTGCCGGACGGTGCTGGTCAATCCCACCGCCCACGACCGACCGGAGATCGCCGGTTGGGCCCACAACGAGCTGGGCGTGCTGCGTCGTCGCCGGCACGACCCGTACGGTGCGGTGGCCGCGCTCAGTCTGGCGGTGGCCGGGCAGAGCCGCCGGGGCACCGCCCAGGCGCGGATGAATCTCGGGCTGGCCCTGCTCGACCTCGGCCGTACCGACGAGGCGGTGGAGCATCTGGAGCTGTCGCGGCGCCACCGGGCCAGCGCCGACCGCGCCGGTCGAGCGCTCAGCGACCTCGGGCTGGGGACGGCGCGGCTGGCGCGGCACGAGTTTGAGACCGCGCACGACCTGCTGGTGCGGGCGGCGAACTCGTTCCGATCGCTCGGCGACGCACGCGGCTACGCGGCGGCGTTGACGAATCTGGTGCTGGTCCACTCGGCGATGGGTGAACACCTCGACGCGGCGCAGGCGTGGCGGGCCGCGCTGCGCGAACACGAGTCGCTCGGTGATCCGACCAACCGGGCGGTGGCGCTGCTCAACGCTGGGGTGGCGTTGCTGGGCGTGGCGCCGGGGCAGGCCCGGCAGGCGTACGAGCTGCTGGCCGAGAGCTGGCGGCTGCGCGAGGGTGGCCGCCCGGATGCCGGGCTGGGCCGGACGCTGTTGCACCTGGGCGACGCGGCGGCGGCGCTCGGCGACCACGAGGAGGCCCGGGGGCACTGGGCGGACGCGGCGGCGATCTGCGAGATGGCCGGGGACGATGATGGCCAGCAGGCGGCCGACGTCCGGCTGGGCGGTGAGCGCCCGGCCGAGCCTCGCCCGGGGTGA
- a CDS encoding extracellular solute-binding protein, with translation MTGTGLRRRTLLGAAAAVAVAAGCGQGRRSVQVAVVWANDELDRFRELVTGYPATVQVVGVGNDIDAFLTARRAAGTCPDVAILPRPGLVVEYARRGWLSEVTPAVSYTAPAGMTDLLTVGGHRYGVWVKAAHKSLFWHFPSMLAEAPRTWDALVALTRRLGARHRADAGPAPLAVGAADGWVLTDWFENVLADVAGVDLYEALARGEADWRGRPVASALDRLAELWSIDGAFPGGGRRALLTQFGESIIQVVHHREATMVFEADFVDAVVAQFRRGTEPVATFRFPGARMADQPLIVGGDAAVAFAGSDGGPELVHWLSDAAAFRPWLDAGGYLSPNLAVPVDSYRDPLRRRLADELRAADTVQFDLSDQLPGTFTGTDGVGIWRIMQDFFMDVTDGVPAREAVRRATGQLAEAARATARGGR, from the coding sequence ATGACCGGGACCGGGTTGCGTCGTCGTACGCTGCTGGGCGCCGCCGCGGCGGTCGCGGTGGCGGCGGGTTGTGGGCAGGGGCGCCGGTCGGTGCAGGTGGCGGTCGTCTGGGCCAACGACGAGTTGGACCGGTTCCGTGAGCTGGTCACCGGCTATCCGGCGACGGTGCAGGTGGTCGGCGTGGGCAACGACATCGACGCCTTCCTGACCGCGCGCCGCGCCGCCGGCACCTGTCCCGACGTGGCGATCCTGCCCCGCCCTGGGCTGGTGGTCGAGTACGCCCGGCGGGGCTGGCTCAGCGAGGTGACCCCGGCCGTGAGCTACACCGCTCCGGCCGGCATGACCGACCTGCTCACCGTCGGCGGGCATCGCTACGGCGTCTGGGTGAAGGCGGCGCACAAGTCGCTGTTCTGGCATTTCCCGTCGATGCTGGCCGAGGCGCCGCGAACCTGGGACGCGCTGGTGGCGTTGACTCGCCGGCTCGGCGCACGACACCGGGCGGACGCGGGTCCGGCCCCGCTGGCGGTCGGCGCGGCGGACGGCTGGGTGCTCACCGACTGGTTCGAGAACGTGCTCGCCGACGTCGCCGGCGTGGACCTCTACGAGGCGCTGGCCCGTGGTGAGGCGGACTGGCGGGGCCGACCCGTGGCGTCCGCGCTGGACCGGCTCGCCGAGCTGTGGAGTATCGACGGCGCATTCCCGGGCGGAGGCCGGCGAGCCCTGCTCACCCAGTTCGGCGAGTCGATCATCCAGGTGGTGCACCACCGCGAGGCGACAATGGTGTTCGAGGCCGACTTCGTCGATGCGGTCGTCGCCCAATTCCGCCGCGGCACTGAGCCGGTGGCCACCTTCCGCTTTCCGGGCGCCCGGATGGCCGACCAACCGCTGATCGTCGGCGGTGACGCGGCGGTGGCGTTCGCCGGCTCCGACGGCGGGCCGGAACTGGTGCACTGGCTCAGCGACGCGGCGGCCTTCCGGCCCTGGCTGGACGCCGGGGGTTACCTCTCCCCCAACCTCGCCGTGCCGGTGGACAGCTACCGCGACCCGTTGCGCCGACGCCTCGCCGACGAGCTGCGCGCCGCCGACACCGTGCAGTTCGACCTCTCCGACCAGTTGCCCGGCACCTTCACCGGCACCGACGGGGTCGGGATCTGGCGGATCATGCAGGACTTCTTCATGGACGTGACCGACGGGGTGCCGGCCCGGGAGGCGGTGCGCCGGGCCACCGGGCAGCTGGCAGAGGCGGCCCGGGCGACGGCGAGGGGCGGCAGGTGA
- a CDS encoding LLM class flavin-dependent oxidoreductase has protein sequence MSDYGHPLTFGSFLTPGNADPTRPVGLAMLSEQVGLDLVTFQDHPYQPAFLDTWTLLSFVAARTERVRLSANVTNLPLRPPAVLARSVASLDLLSDGRMELGLGAGAFWDAIEAMGGRRLSPGQGVRALEEAIEIIRQIWAVDAPGGVRVPGEFHRAVGAKRGPAPAHDVGIWLGAYKPRMLALTGRRADGWLPSLAYLQPGDLARGNAVIDEAATDAGRSPADVRRLLNVNGRFAATGRGPLNGPAEQWAEELADLALTEGISTFILASDDPDDLRRFAAEVAPATRELVATERADPPTGAPADRTRTEADQTRATTDTTGDTRRGATSAGPTGRPAAVGAATFAVVPTPDDGVRRSAVRVWDEAARPAGPTPDPQRTYTAHDQAGAQHLIDVHDGLRAELAQIHDLIEQVAAGLIDVGAARSHINTMTMRQNKWTLGTYCESYCRVVTTHHTIEDRSLFPHLRRADPRLAPVIDRLEEEHHAIHDVLEGVDRALVAFVATPDGMADLRAAVDLLSDTLLSHLSYEERELVEPIARLGVH, from the coding sequence ATGAGCGACTACGGGCACCCACTGACCTTCGGGTCGTTTCTCACGCCCGGCAACGCCGACCCGACCCGACCGGTCGGCCTGGCCATGCTCTCCGAGCAGGTCGGGCTCGACCTGGTGACGTTCCAGGACCATCCGTACCAGCCGGCCTTCCTGGACACCTGGACACTGCTCAGCTTCGTCGCGGCTCGCACCGAACGGGTACGCCTGTCGGCCAACGTCACCAACCTGCCGTTGCGCCCGCCCGCCGTGCTCGCCCGGAGCGTGGCCAGCCTCGACCTGCTCAGCGACGGCCGAATGGAGCTTGGCCTCGGCGCCGGCGCGTTCTGGGACGCCATCGAGGCGATGGGCGGCCGACGCCTCTCTCCGGGCCAGGGGGTACGCGCCCTGGAGGAGGCAATCGAGATCATCCGCCAGATCTGGGCTGTCGACGCCCCCGGCGGCGTCCGGGTCCCCGGCGAGTTTCACCGGGCGGTCGGCGCCAAACGCGGGCCGGCCCCCGCTCACGACGTGGGCATCTGGCTCGGCGCGTACAAGCCGCGCATGCTGGCGTTGACCGGCCGGCGGGCGGACGGCTGGCTGCCCTCACTGGCCTACCTGCAACCCGGCGACCTGGCCCGGGGCAACGCCGTCATCGACGAGGCCGCCACCGACGCCGGCCGCTCCCCCGCCGACGTGCGCCGGCTGCTCAACGTCAACGGACGGTTCGCGGCCACCGGACGTGGCCCGCTTAACGGTCCGGCCGAGCAGTGGGCCGAGGAACTCGCCGACCTGGCCCTCACCGAGGGGATCAGCACGTTCATCCTGGCCAGCGATGATCCGGACGATCTGCGGCGGTTCGCCGCCGAGGTGGCACCGGCCACCCGGGAACTGGTCGCCACCGAACGGGCCGACCCGCCGACCGGTGCCCCGGCCGACCGAACCCGCACCGAGGCCGACCAGACCCGCGCCACTACCGACACCACCGGCGACACGCGCCGCGGCGCCACCTCGGCCGGCCCGACCGGCCGCCCGGCCGCGGTCGGCGCGGCCACGTTCGCCGTGGTGCCGACACCCGATGACGGCGTACGCCGCAGCGCCGTGCGGGTGTGGGACGAGGCGGCCCGACCGGCCGGACCAACCCCGGATCCGCAGCGCACCTACACCGCGCACGACCAGGCGGGCGCGCAGCACCTGATCGACGTGCACGACGGCCTGCGCGCCGAGCTGGCGCAGATCCACGACCTGATCGAGCAGGTCGCGGCCGGCCTGATCGACGTGGGTGCGGCCCGCTCGCACATCAACACGATGACCATGCGGCAGAACAAGTGGACGTTGGGCACCTACTGCGAGTCGTACTGCCGGGTGGTCACCACCCACCACACGATCGAGGACCGGTCGCTCTTCCCGCACCTGCGGCGGGCCGACCCACGACTCGCACCGGTCATCGACCGGCTCGAGGAGGAACACCACGCCATCCACGACGTGCTGGAGGGCGTCGACCGGGCGCTTGTCGCCTTCGTGGCCACCCCGGACGGAATGGCCGACCTGCGCGCCGCGGTGGACCTGCTCAGCGACACGCTGCTGTCGCACCTGTCCTACGAGGAGCGTGAACTGGTCGAGCCGATCGCCCGCCTCGGCGTACACTAG
- a CDS encoding ABC transporter permease subunit has product MSRGPLLGELAVLDDVGPPRRGRAYPAAGVGWALLAPAVLLLGGLLAWPVLRTMHASVTTDGRWVGDEHYRAALAAPGTAAVIGRTLLWALLVPMVVTVLGYLLAAASQRSQEGWLVRLILVVPTALPLVVTGLTFRLLYDPDPERGLVTLLLARVTGGDPEQLPQLLGPELVTVAVMSAFVWAWVGLAMLVFRAALDAVPTGLVDAVRAFGGTRRDVLWDAQWRPLLLRTVAVVFALVAVGTSRTFDLILVMTPGSVRDEAAVLSLRIWQTSGATTTGEGAALGVVWLVAVTAGMLVVALFVRQAWPPPQQPPGSAATARPPRRLARLLAAGAAVAWLLPLGVLAATSLQNPIRAATGAWWSGPPVLDSYRAVLSGTELWRSLGFTLVLAIVVTAAVLGVALLAAYPLAWLTGPAAQVTGLVLMAAVVVPVQVIAGPLNEVLGLVLSSGTARGVALVHIALGVPFAVLVLRNSFADLPADQIRAARLGGRHWWGTLRRLARHNRTALVAVAVLEFVQVWNDLVVGLLFSGPDAAPLGLFLAGQTRGFATGSGTLAAGCVLASILPVLVFVLARRQVVAGLVAGGVR; this is encoded by the coding sequence GTGAGCCGCGGCCCGCTGCTGGGCGAGCTGGCCGTGCTCGACGATGTCGGGCCGCCCCGCCGCGGCCGGGCCTACCCGGCGGCCGGCGTCGGCTGGGCGCTGCTGGCACCGGCCGTGCTGCTGCTCGGCGGCCTGCTCGCCTGGCCGGTGCTGCGTACCATGCACGCCAGCGTCACCACCGACGGCCGCTGGGTGGGCGACGAACACTACCGGGCCGCCCTCGCCGCCCCCGGCACCGCCGCGGTCATCGGACGCACCCTGCTGTGGGCGCTGCTGGTACCGATGGTGGTCACCGTCCTGGGCTACCTGCTCGCCGCGGCCTCCCAACGTTCCCAGGAGGGTTGGCTGGTCCGGCTCATCCTGGTGGTGCCGACCGCGCTGCCGCTGGTGGTCACCGGCCTGACCTTCCGGCTGCTCTACGACCCCGACCCGGAGCGCGGGCTGGTCACCCTGCTGCTGGCCCGGGTGACCGGAGGCGACCCGGAGCAACTGCCGCAGCTGCTCGGACCGGAACTGGTCACCGTGGCGGTGATGTCGGCGTTCGTGTGGGCCTGGGTCGGGCTGGCGATGCTGGTGTTCCGGGCGGCTCTCGACGCGGTGCCGACCGGGCTCGTCGACGCGGTCCGGGCCTTCGGCGGCACCCGTCGCGACGTGCTCTGGGACGCGCAGTGGCGACCGCTGCTGCTGCGTACCGTCGCGGTGGTCTTCGCCCTGGTCGCCGTCGGCACCAGCCGCACCTTCGACCTGATCCTGGTGATGACGCCGGGATCGGTGCGCGACGAGGCGGCGGTGCTGTCGCTGCGGATCTGGCAGACCTCCGGTGCGACGACCACCGGCGAGGGCGCCGCCCTGGGCGTCGTCTGGCTGGTGGCGGTGACCGCCGGCATGCTGGTGGTGGCCCTGTTCGTCCGGCAGGCATGGCCACCGCCGCAGCAGCCGCCGGGCAGTGCCGCGACCGCGCGGCCACCGCGCCGGCTGGCCCGGCTGCTCGCCGCGGGTGCGGCGGTCGCCTGGCTGCTGCCGCTGGGGGTGTTGGCCGCCACGTCGTTGCAGAATCCGATACGGGCGGCCACCGGTGCCTGGTGGTCCGGCCCGCCGGTATTGGACTCCTACCGGGCTGTGCTCAGCGGCACGGAGCTGTGGCGCAGCCTCGGCTTCACGCTGGTGCTCGCCATCGTCGTCACCGCCGCGGTGCTGGGCGTCGCGCTGCTCGCCGCCTACCCCCTGGCCTGGCTGACCGGGCCGGCCGCCCAGGTCACCGGGCTGGTGCTGATGGCCGCGGTGGTGGTCCCGGTGCAGGTGATCGCCGGCCCGCTCAACGAGGTGCTCGGGCTGGTGCTGTCCTCCGGCACGGCCCGGGGGGTGGCCCTGGTGCACATCGCCCTGGGTGTTCCGTTCGCGGTGCTGGTGCTGCGCAACTCCTTCGCCGACCTGCCCGCCGACCAGATTCGTGCCGCCCGGCTCGGCGGGCGGCACTGGTGGGGCACATTGCGCCGGCTGGCCCGGCACAACCGCACCGCGCTGGTGGCGGTGGCGGTCCTGGAGTTCGTGCAGGTGTGGAACGACCTGGTGGTGGGTCTGCTGTTCAGCGGGCCGGACGCCGCTCCGCTCGGGTTGTTCCTCGCCGGGCAGACCCGGGGCTTCGCAACCGGCAGCGGCACCCTCGCCGCCGGTTGCGTGCTCGCCTCGATCCTGCCGGTGCTGGTGTTCGTGCTGGCCCGCCGGCAGGTGGTCGCCGGGTTGGTCGCCGGGGGCGTGCGGTGA
- a CDS encoding MBL fold metallo-hydrolase gives MRITKYTHSCVRLEHDDVVLVIDPGTWSEPRALVGADAVLVSHEHTDHIDVLRLAGLGVPVFAPEGAALPDLAPLPVTRVRPGQRFTAAGLDVTAVGGRHATIHAGQPDCPNLGYLVADAVYHPGDSLAPPDRPVRTLLVPAQASWLKLTEAIDFAVGAGAAEVLPIHDAQLNERGLASVNGWFGETVPGYRYLAPGQTR, from the coding sequence ATGCGGATCACGAAGTACACCCATTCCTGCGTCCGGCTCGAACACGACGACGTCGTGCTCGTCATCGACCCGGGCACCTGGAGCGAGCCGCGGGCACTGGTCGGCGCGGACGCCGTACTGGTCAGTCACGAGCACACCGATCACATCGACGTGCTCCGGCTCGCCGGCCTCGGGGTGCCGGTCTTCGCGCCGGAGGGAGCCGCCCTGCCGGACCTGGCGCCGCTGCCGGTGACCCGGGTGCGCCCGGGGCAGCGCTTCACCGCCGCCGGCCTGGACGTCACCGCGGTCGGTGGACGGCACGCCACCATCCACGCGGGGCAGCCCGACTGCCCGAACCTCGGCTACCTCGTGGCCGACGCGGTCTACCACCCGGGCGACTCGCTGGCCCCGCCGGACCGGCCGGTGCGCACCCTGCTGGTGCCGGCGCAGGCGTCCTGGCTGAAACTGACCGAGGCGATCGATTTCGCGGTCGGGGCCGGTGCGGCGGAGGTCCTGCCGATCCACGACGCGCAACTCAACGAGCGTGGCCTGGCCAGCGTCAACGGCTGGTTCGGCGAGACCGTGCCGGGCTACCGCTACCTCGCGCCGGGCCAGACCCGCTGA